A genome region from Camelina sativa cultivar DH55 chromosome 10, Cs, whole genome shotgun sequence includes the following:
- the LOC104719749 gene encoding cytochrome c1 2, heme protein, mitochondrial, which produces MVGGGVIQQLLRRKLQSQSVATPVLSWLSSKKANEDAGSAGVRAFALMGAGITGLLSFSTVASADEAEHGLECPNYPWPHEGILSSYDHASIRRGHQVYQQVCASCHSMSLISYRDLVGVAYTEEEAKAMAAEIEVVDGPNDEGEMFTRPGKLSDRLPQPYSNESAARFANGGAYPPDLSLITKARHNGQNYVFALLTGYRDPPAGISIREGLHYNPYFPGGAIAMPKMLNDEAVEYEDGTPATEAQMGKDVVSFLSWAAEPEMEERKLMGFKWIFLLSLALLQAAYYRRLKWSVLKSRKLVLDVVN; this is translated from the exons ATGGTTGGAGGTGGTGTTATCCAGCAGCTTCTTAGAAGGAAACTTCAATCTCAATCAGtc GCAACTCCGGTATTGTCATGGTTGTCTTCGAAGAAAGCTAATGAAGATGCTGGGTCTGCTGGTGTAAGAGCGTTTGCACTCATGGGTGCTGGTATTACAGGGTTGTTGAGTTTTTCTACAGTGGCATCTGCTGATGAGGCTGAACATGGTTTGGAGTGTCCAAACTACCCTTGGCCACATGAAGGCATTCTCAGCTCATATGACCATGCTTC GATCCGTCGTGGTCACCAAGTTTATCAGCAAGTCTGTGCGTCTTGCCACTCGATGTCTCTGATCTCGTACCGAGATTTGGTGGGTGTTGCCTACACAGAGGAAGAGGCAAAGGCAATGGCAGCTGAAATCGAGGTTGTTGATGGACCAAATGATGAGGGTGAGATGTTCACCCGACCTGGTAAACTCAGTGACCGGCTTCCTCAACCATACTCAAATGAATCAGCTGCGAGGTTCGCCAATGGAGGAGCTTATCCACCTGATCTAAGTCTTATAACTAAG GCACGTCACAATGGCCAAAATTATGTCTTTGCTCTGTTGACTGGTTACCGTGACCCTCCTGCTGGAATTTCG ATCAGAGAGGGGTTACACTACAATCCCTATTTCCCTGGTGGAGCAATTGCTATGCCAAAGATGCTTAATGATGAAGCTGTGGAATATGAAGATGGAACCCCTGCAACAGAAGCACAG ATGGGTAAAGATGTTGTATCATTCTTGTCCTGGGCAGCTGAACCAGAAATGGAAGAGAGGAAATTG ATGGGTTTCAAATGGATATTTTTACTGTCTTTGGCTCTGCTTCAAGCTGCATATTACAGGAGACTGAAATGGTCAGTACTCAAATCCCGTAAGCTTGTTCTCGACGTCGTGAACTAA
- the LOC104719752 gene encoding sister chromatid cohesion 1 protein 2-like isoform X2 has translation MFYSQCLVSRNGPLGAIWVAAYFFKKLKKAQVKATHIPSSVDQILQKELDALTYRVLAYLLLGVVRIYSKKVDFLFDDCNKALIGVKEFVAKEKNREKTAVPLPASTACFSIVLPESFELDAFEFDLGILEDFHGGNVKPQEDITLKDGSQETESMNMYSMERFDMDDDLMFTFHETFSANQNETKHESFAHDMDMDAENVRDTTEEASVRVTEAEPLDDSRDHENASRQRGDPESDDINVEPQMSEDIRKAQEEHTVRETICTIVRGLVDPHGILGDNLHRDGHAESSESEKTSVETSCPMKQQRGSLLSECESPEAIHGIEEQPSGARRIDGEKEIPAISTMEEPVCVTGSRDLPEGIEKCRGSSEAEMMKFELSHGSRKEQSETPEENLNGSEKDFLSDMTVSKDPSRGFNATDMPVAVTPITPLPLKKSGGETSPQFSIIPTPAAKESSRVSRKRKCLIDDEVIISNKVMKEMIEDSSKLLSKRRNVSHTDCPERRTKRFAARSFLNPLIQYDSVELQSLFCQPIKLKNWATTGFPKDDKIARRRENSSRLTVRITGDILSSDQTQNAQEIMETPQASALSGLKVTVGNIKEVPVEMEASSSASGSAHQTENAAETTVKHSVIAPETPVRTSEHTGIAPETPVVFEQVEIAPETPVRESMSARYFKDPETCYKDTRPASPFTSLNEHPSVYCVENRDLDTILINDEVNADDRQDLQQETWSARTRNVAKFLEKTFTEQREREEDEKVSLLQLCRGRIQKESARLFYDTLVLKTKGYLEVKQDSPYSDVLLTPFTRQQKAC, from the exons ATGTTTTACTCGCAATGTCTCGTGTCTAGAAATGGACCTTTAGGAGCTATTTGGGTCGCTGCGTATTTCTTCAAGAAGCTTAAGAAAGCTCAAGTCAAAGCTACTCATATACCTTCCTCCGTTG ATCAGATCTTGCAAAAAGAGTTAGATGCGTTGACATACAGGGTTTTAGCGTATCTTCTTCTGGGTGTTGTAAGGATATATTCCAAGAAGGTGGACTTTTTGTTCGATGATTGCAACAAAGCTTTGATCGGTGTAAAAGAGTTTGTGGCTAAggagaagaacagagaaaagacAGCCGTGCCATTGCCTGCATCTACTGCGTGTTTTTCCATTGTTTTGCCTGAGAGTTTCGAACTAGATGCTTTTGAGTTTGATCTTGGGATTCTGGAAGATTTTCATGG gGGAAATGTTAAGCCGCAGGAAGATATTACACTGAAAG ATGGAAGTCAGGAAACAGAGAGCATGAACATGTACTCGATGGAAAGG TTTGACATGGATGATGACCTCATGTTTACGTTTCATGAAACTTTCTCTGCCAATCAGAATGAAACCAAGCA TGAGAGTTTCGCTCATGATATGGACATGGACGCAGAAAATGTCAGAGATACTACTGAAGAAGCATCAGTCAGAGTCACAGAAGCGGAACCACTGGATGATTCTAGAGATCATGAGAATGCATCTAGGCAAAGAGGGGATCCAGAATCAGATGATATTAATGTGGAACCGCAAATGTCTGAAGATATAAGAAAAGCTCAAGAAGAACATACAGTTAGAGAAACCATATGTACCATTGTGCGGGGACTAGTGGATCCTCATGGAATCTTAGGCGATAATCTACACAGAGATGGGCACGCGGAGAGTTCAGAATCGGAGAAAACCTCAGTGGAAACAAGTTGCCCAATGAAGCAGCAGAGAGGGTCCCTCCTTTCTGAATGCGAAAGTCCTGAAGCGATTCACGGAATTGAGGAGCAACCTTCTGGTGCCAGAAGAATCGATGGGGAGAAAGAGATCCCGGCAATTAGTACTATGGAAGAACCAGTGTGTGTGACTGGTTCCAGAGACTTGCCAGAAGGCATAGAGAAATGTCGAGGCAGTAGTGAAGCGGAAATGATGAAATTTGAGTTGTCTCATGGGTCTCGTAAAGAGCAATCTGAGACTCCTGAAGAGAATCTCAATGGTTCTGAGAAAGATTTTCTCTCTGACATGACTGTTTCAAAAGACCCCAGTAGAGGGTTTAATGCAACAGATATGCCAGTTGCTGTCACTCCAATAACACCTTTGCCGTTGAAAAAATCTGGAG GGGAAACAAGCCCTCAGTTCTCGATCATTCCTACTCCGGCTGCAAAGGAGTCTTCTCGGGTTTCACGGAAGAGAAAATGTCTGATAGATGATGAAGTGATTATTTCGAACAA agttatgaaggaaatgatagaGGACTCAAGTAAATTGCTTTCAAAACGGAGAAACGTATCTCATACTGACTGTCCTGAGAGGAGAACCAAACGTTTTGCTGCACGAAGTTTCTTGAACCCTTTGATTCAGT ATGATTCTGTGGAACTCCAGTCGCTTTTTTGTCAGCCCATCAAGCTTAAAAACTGGGCAACGACAGGGTTCCCTAAAGATGATAAAATTGCCAGACGTAGGGAAAATTCTTCTCGTTTAACTGTCAGAATTACTGGGGATATTTTATCTTCTGATCAGACTCAGAATGCTCAAGAAATTATGGAGACTCCTCAGGCTTCTGCTCTTTCTGGGCTGAAAGTGACAGTAGGAAATATTAAAGAGGTTCCGGTTGAGATGGAAGCTAGTTCCTCAGCTTCTGGAAGTGCTCATCAAACAGAAAATGCCGCAGAGACAACAGTGAAGCATTCAGTTATTGCTCCAGAAACACCAGTGAGGACATCAGAGCACACAGGGATTGCTCCAGAAACACCAGTAGTCTTCGAGCAAGTAGAGATTGCACCTGAAACGCCGGTGAGGGAATCAATGTCGGCAAGATATTTCAAGGACCCTGAGACCTGTTATAAAGACACCAGACCTGCAAGCCCCTTCACTTCCTTGAATGAGCACCCGTCTGTGTATTGTGTGGAAAACAGAGATCTTGATACGATTTTAATAAACGACGAG GTGAATGCAGATGACAGACAGGACTTGCAACAAG AGACATGGTCAGCAAGAACAAG GAATGTGGCGAAATTCTTGGAAAAGACTTTTACGGAGCagagggaaagagaagaagacgagaaggTGAGTTTGTTGCAACTGTGTAGAGGAAGAATACAGAAGGAAAGTGCAAGACTCTTCTACGATACTTTG gTGTTGAAGACCAAAGGGTACTTGGAAGTGAAGCAAGATAGTCCATATAGTGATGTTCTTCTCACGCCATTCACTAGACAACAAAAAGCTTGTTGA
- the LOC104719752 gene encoding sister chromatid cohesion 1 protein 2-like isoform X1, whose translation MFYSQCLVSRNGPLGAIWVAAYFFKKLKKAQVKATHIPSSVDQILQKELDALTYRVLAYLLLGVVRIYSKKVDFLFDDCNKALIGVKEFVAKEKNREKTAVPLPASTACFSIVLPESFELDAFEFDLGILEDFHGGNVKPQEDITLKDGSQETESMNMYSMERFDMDDDLMFTFHETFSANQNETKHESFAHDMDMDAENVRDTTEEASVRVTEAEPLDDSRDHENASRQRGDPESDDINVEPQMSEDIRKAQEEHTVRETICTIVRGLVDPHGILGDNLHRDGHAESSESEKTSVETSCPMKQQRGSLLSECESPEAIHGIEEQPSGARRIDGEKEIPAISTMEEPVCVTGSRDLPEGIEKCRGSSEAEMMKFELSHGSRKEQSETPEENLNGSEKDFLSDMTVSKDPSRGFNATDMPVAVTPITPLPLKKSGGETSPQFSIIPTPAAKESSRVSRKRKCLIDDEVIISNKVMKEMIEDSSKLLSKRRNVSHTDCPERRTKRFAARSFLNPLIQYDSVELQSLFCQPIKLKNWATTGFPKDDKIARRRENSSRLTVRITGDILSSDQTQNAQEIMETPQASALSGLKVTVGNIKEVPVEMEASSSASGSAHQTENAAETTVKHSVIAPETPVRTSEHTGIAPETPVVFEQVEIAPETPVRESMSARYFKDPETCYKDTRPASPFTSLNEHPSVYCVENRDLDTILINDEQVNADDRQDLQQETWSARTRNVAKFLEKTFTEQREREEDEKVSLLQLCRGRIQKESARLFYDTLVLKTKGYLEVKQDSPYSDVLLTPFTRQQKAC comes from the exons ATGTTTTACTCGCAATGTCTCGTGTCTAGAAATGGACCTTTAGGAGCTATTTGGGTCGCTGCGTATTTCTTCAAGAAGCTTAAGAAAGCTCAAGTCAAAGCTACTCATATACCTTCCTCCGTTG ATCAGATCTTGCAAAAAGAGTTAGATGCGTTGACATACAGGGTTTTAGCGTATCTTCTTCTGGGTGTTGTAAGGATATATTCCAAGAAGGTGGACTTTTTGTTCGATGATTGCAACAAAGCTTTGATCGGTGTAAAAGAGTTTGTGGCTAAggagaagaacagagaaaagacAGCCGTGCCATTGCCTGCATCTACTGCGTGTTTTTCCATTGTTTTGCCTGAGAGTTTCGAACTAGATGCTTTTGAGTTTGATCTTGGGATTCTGGAAGATTTTCATGG gGGAAATGTTAAGCCGCAGGAAGATATTACACTGAAAG ATGGAAGTCAGGAAACAGAGAGCATGAACATGTACTCGATGGAAAGG TTTGACATGGATGATGACCTCATGTTTACGTTTCATGAAACTTTCTCTGCCAATCAGAATGAAACCAAGCA TGAGAGTTTCGCTCATGATATGGACATGGACGCAGAAAATGTCAGAGATACTACTGAAGAAGCATCAGTCAGAGTCACAGAAGCGGAACCACTGGATGATTCTAGAGATCATGAGAATGCATCTAGGCAAAGAGGGGATCCAGAATCAGATGATATTAATGTGGAACCGCAAATGTCTGAAGATATAAGAAAAGCTCAAGAAGAACATACAGTTAGAGAAACCATATGTACCATTGTGCGGGGACTAGTGGATCCTCATGGAATCTTAGGCGATAATCTACACAGAGATGGGCACGCGGAGAGTTCAGAATCGGAGAAAACCTCAGTGGAAACAAGTTGCCCAATGAAGCAGCAGAGAGGGTCCCTCCTTTCTGAATGCGAAAGTCCTGAAGCGATTCACGGAATTGAGGAGCAACCTTCTGGTGCCAGAAGAATCGATGGGGAGAAAGAGATCCCGGCAATTAGTACTATGGAAGAACCAGTGTGTGTGACTGGTTCCAGAGACTTGCCAGAAGGCATAGAGAAATGTCGAGGCAGTAGTGAAGCGGAAATGATGAAATTTGAGTTGTCTCATGGGTCTCGTAAAGAGCAATCTGAGACTCCTGAAGAGAATCTCAATGGTTCTGAGAAAGATTTTCTCTCTGACATGACTGTTTCAAAAGACCCCAGTAGAGGGTTTAATGCAACAGATATGCCAGTTGCTGTCACTCCAATAACACCTTTGCCGTTGAAAAAATCTGGAG GGGAAACAAGCCCTCAGTTCTCGATCATTCCTACTCCGGCTGCAAAGGAGTCTTCTCGGGTTTCACGGAAGAGAAAATGTCTGATAGATGATGAAGTGATTATTTCGAACAA agttatgaaggaaatgatagaGGACTCAAGTAAATTGCTTTCAAAACGGAGAAACGTATCTCATACTGACTGTCCTGAGAGGAGAACCAAACGTTTTGCTGCACGAAGTTTCTTGAACCCTTTGATTCAGT ATGATTCTGTGGAACTCCAGTCGCTTTTTTGTCAGCCCATCAAGCTTAAAAACTGGGCAACGACAGGGTTCCCTAAAGATGATAAAATTGCCAGACGTAGGGAAAATTCTTCTCGTTTAACTGTCAGAATTACTGGGGATATTTTATCTTCTGATCAGACTCAGAATGCTCAAGAAATTATGGAGACTCCTCAGGCTTCTGCTCTTTCTGGGCTGAAAGTGACAGTAGGAAATATTAAAGAGGTTCCGGTTGAGATGGAAGCTAGTTCCTCAGCTTCTGGAAGTGCTCATCAAACAGAAAATGCCGCAGAGACAACAGTGAAGCATTCAGTTATTGCTCCAGAAACACCAGTGAGGACATCAGAGCACACAGGGATTGCTCCAGAAACACCAGTAGTCTTCGAGCAAGTAGAGATTGCACCTGAAACGCCGGTGAGGGAATCAATGTCGGCAAGATATTTCAAGGACCCTGAGACCTGTTATAAAGACACCAGACCTGCAAGCCCCTTCACTTCCTTGAATGAGCACCCGTCTGTGTATTGTGTGGAAAACAGAGATCTTGATACGATTTTAATAAACGACGAG CAGGTGAATGCAGATGACAGACAGGACTTGCAACAAG AGACATGGTCAGCAAGAACAAG GAATGTGGCGAAATTCTTGGAAAAGACTTTTACGGAGCagagggaaagagaagaagacgagaaggTGAGTTTGTTGCAACTGTGTAGAGGAAGAATACAGAAGGAAAGTGCAAGACTCTTCTACGATACTTTG gTGTTGAAGACCAAAGGGTACTTGGAAGTGAAGCAAGATAGTCCATATAGTGATGTTCTTCTCACGCCATTCACTAGACAACAAAAAGCTTGTTGA
- the LOC104719752 gene encoding sister chromatid cohesion 1 protein 2-like isoform X3 has protein sequence MNMYSMERFDMDDDLMFTFHETFSANQNETKHESFAHDMDMDAENVRDTTEEASVRVTEAEPLDDSRDHENASRQRGDPESDDINVEPQMSEDIRKAQEEHTVRETICTIVRGLVDPHGILGDNLHRDGHAESSESEKTSVETSCPMKQQRGSLLSECESPEAIHGIEEQPSGARRIDGEKEIPAISTMEEPVCVTGSRDLPEGIEKCRGSSEAEMMKFELSHGSRKEQSETPEENLNGSEKDFLSDMTVSKDPSRGFNATDMPVAVTPITPLPLKKSGGETSPQFSIIPTPAAKESSRVSRKRKCLIDDEVIISNKVMKEMIEDSSKLLSKRRNVSHTDCPERRTKRFAARSFLNPLIQYDSVELQSLFCQPIKLKNWATTGFPKDDKIARRRENSSRLTVRITGDILSSDQTQNAQEIMETPQASALSGLKVTVGNIKEVPVEMEASSSASGSAHQTENAAETTVKHSVIAPETPVRTSEHTGIAPETPVVFEQVEIAPETPVRESMSARYFKDPETCYKDTRPASPFTSLNEHPSVYCVENRDLDTILINDEQVNADDRQDLQQETWSARTRNVAKFLEKTFTEQREREEDEKVSLLQLCRGRIQKESARLFYDTLVLKTKGYLEVKQDSPYSDVLLTPFTRQQKAC, from the exons ATGAACATGTACTCGATGGAAAGG TTTGACATGGATGATGACCTCATGTTTACGTTTCATGAAACTTTCTCTGCCAATCAGAATGAAACCAAGCA TGAGAGTTTCGCTCATGATATGGACATGGACGCAGAAAATGTCAGAGATACTACTGAAGAAGCATCAGTCAGAGTCACAGAAGCGGAACCACTGGATGATTCTAGAGATCATGAGAATGCATCTAGGCAAAGAGGGGATCCAGAATCAGATGATATTAATGTGGAACCGCAAATGTCTGAAGATATAAGAAAAGCTCAAGAAGAACATACAGTTAGAGAAACCATATGTACCATTGTGCGGGGACTAGTGGATCCTCATGGAATCTTAGGCGATAATCTACACAGAGATGGGCACGCGGAGAGTTCAGAATCGGAGAAAACCTCAGTGGAAACAAGTTGCCCAATGAAGCAGCAGAGAGGGTCCCTCCTTTCTGAATGCGAAAGTCCTGAAGCGATTCACGGAATTGAGGAGCAACCTTCTGGTGCCAGAAGAATCGATGGGGAGAAAGAGATCCCGGCAATTAGTACTATGGAAGAACCAGTGTGTGTGACTGGTTCCAGAGACTTGCCAGAAGGCATAGAGAAATGTCGAGGCAGTAGTGAAGCGGAAATGATGAAATTTGAGTTGTCTCATGGGTCTCGTAAAGAGCAATCTGAGACTCCTGAAGAGAATCTCAATGGTTCTGAGAAAGATTTTCTCTCTGACATGACTGTTTCAAAAGACCCCAGTAGAGGGTTTAATGCAACAGATATGCCAGTTGCTGTCACTCCAATAACACCTTTGCCGTTGAAAAAATCTGGAG GGGAAACAAGCCCTCAGTTCTCGATCATTCCTACTCCGGCTGCAAAGGAGTCTTCTCGGGTTTCACGGAAGAGAAAATGTCTGATAGATGATGAAGTGATTATTTCGAACAA agttatgaaggaaatgatagaGGACTCAAGTAAATTGCTTTCAAAACGGAGAAACGTATCTCATACTGACTGTCCTGAGAGGAGAACCAAACGTTTTGCTGCACGAAGTTTCTTGAACCCTTTGATTCAGT ATGATTCTGTGGAACTCCAGTCGCTTTTTTGTCAGCCCATCAAGCTTAAAAACTGGGCAACGACAGGGTTCCCTAAAGATGATAAAATTGCCAGACGTAGGGAAAATTCTTCTCGTTTAACTGTCAGAATTACTGGGGATATTTTATCTTCTGATCAGACTCAGAATGCTCAAGAAATTATGGAGACTCCTCAGGCTTCTGCTCTTTCTGGGCTGAAAGTGACAGTAGGAAATATTAAAGAGGTTCCGGTTGAGATGGAAGCTAGTTCCTCAGCTTCTGGAAGTGCTCATCAAACAGAAAATGCCGCAGAGACAACAGTGAAGCATTCAGTTATTGCTCCAGAAACACCAGTGAGGACATCAGAGCACACAGGGATTGCTCCAGAAACACCAGTAGTCTTCGAGCAAGTAGAGATTGCACCTGAAACGCCGGTGAGGGAATCAATGTCGGCAAGATATTTCAAGGACCCTGAGACCTGTTATAAAGACACCAGACCTGCAAGCCCCTTCACTTCCTTGAATGAGCACCCGTCTGTGTATTGTGTGGAAAACAGAGATCTTGATACGATTTTAATAAACGACGAG CAGGTGAATGCAGATGACAGACAGGACTTGCAACAAG AGACATGGTCAGCAAGAACAAG GAATGTGGCGAAATTCTTGGAAAAGACTTTTACGGAGCagagggaaagagaagaagacgagaaggTGAGTTTGTTGCAACTGTGTAGAGGAAGAATACAGAAGGAAAGTGCAAGACTCTTCTACGATACTTTG gTGTTGAAGACCAAAGGGTACTTGGAAGTGAAGCAAGATAGTCCATATAGTGATGTTCTTCTCACGCCATTCACTAGACAACAAAAAGCTTGTTGA